In the genome of Persephonella sp. KM09-Lau-8, one region contains:
- a CDS encoding restriction endonuclease, which produces MKPDIVDILIVLIIASIVGYYIYLRYREEKKKKEEQLIPTLNYYKDKFSKEKVEYSEKARRFQEKVKEYKNKLKEIKENVFRYKWNDDEKQLLRRLKGTDFEWTFTELLKILDFQVNEPPVYKDHNIDLLLKINDSLICLDFVDYQQAKKINEKYIDTLIKGQEKYNCQGVWIISNGLFDQKIKNYMIDKGVQFFEYKQVIKFFPSIRIVEDFYEIETKLNNYELLHKETADEVIRRDTWIKEVEEKLQEAYKKQQVEK; this is translated from the coding sequence ATGAAACCTGATATAGTTGATATATTAATAGTCCTGATAATAGCCAGTATTGTTGGCTATTACATCTATCTAAGATACAGGGAAGAAAAAAAGAAAAAGGAAGAACAGCTTATTCCAACACTTAATTACTACAAAGATAAATTCAGCAAGGAAAAAGTAGAGTATTCAGAAAAAGCCAGAAGGTTTCAGGAAAAAGTAAAGGAGTATAAAAACAAGCTTAAAGAGATAAAAGAAAATGTATTCAGATACAAATGGAATGATGATGAAAAGCAGCTTTTAAGAAGACTAAAGGGAACCGATTTTGAGTGGACATTTACCGAGCTTCTAAAAATTCTTGACTTTCAGGTAAATGAACCTCCTGTTTATAAAGACCACAATATAGATTTACTGTTAAAGATAAATGATAGCCTGATCTGTCTTGATTTTGTTGATTACCAGCAAGCAAAAAAGATAAACGAGAAGTATATTGATACATTGATAAAAGGCCAGGAAAAATATAACTGCCAAGGTGTGTGGATTATAAGTAATGGACTTTTTGACCAGAAGATAAAAAATTATATGATAGATAAAGGAGTGCAATTTTTTGAGTATAAACAAGTCATAAAATTTTTCCCTTCTATCAGAATTGTTGAGGATTTTTATGAAATAGAAACAAAACTGAATAATTATGAACTTCTACATAAAGAAACGGCAGATGAGGTTATAAGAAGGGATACATGGATTAAGGAAGTAGAGGAAAAACTACAGGAAGCTTACAAAAAACAACAGGTGGAAAAATGA
- a CDS encoding pitrilysin family protein — protein sequence MKKILIILVGLIMGITIAKANKLLEEKHIYIEKLDNGATAIIKERKDTQAVALQVWFGVGSVFENDNERGLSHFLEHMLFNGTKYTKPGEIEKEIEKKGGSINAATSYDFTFYHIEIAAPFWEESLQYLYYMTTAPTLSQKMIEKEKPIVLEELNRHLDNPKSALWDTYNKLAYKVSNYKHPVIGYRETIEKFDEPLVKHYFYSYYVPSNTYIVVVGNIDKDEVLKKIKETFGTVKGKYYKPPKVPLEPPQKEVRKKILRKPQITRAYVAIGWQAPPIKDKDSYTARVLEEIFSGGRTSVLYQKLRETGLVQAVFGGYLSHRGTSQFIFFFVTEPEKVDKVKNELFKIINDYRKNSIPEEVVENAKNKIINSEVFSREEVVHDAEALGYAASVAGDVKYDIEYLDNIKKVTKRKVDNYLKKYFGDNNYTEVQLLPEK from the coding sequence ATGAAAAAGATATTAATAATTTTGGTGGGGTTAATTATGGGTATAACTATAGCAAAGGCAAACAAACTGCTTGAGGAAAAACATATATACATAGAAAAACTGGATAATGGGGCAACTGCCATAATAAAAGAGAGAAAAGATACACAGGCTGTAGCACTACAGGTGTGGTTTGGGGTTGGTTCTGTATTTGAGAATGATAATGAAAGGGGACTATCACATTTTCTTGAGCATATGCTCTTTAATGGAACAAAATATACAAAGCCTGGTGAAATAGAAAAAGAGATTGAGAAAAAAGGTGGTAGTATTAACGCAGCTACCAGTTATGATTTTACTTTTTATCATATAGAAATAGCAGCACCATTCTGGGAGGAGTCTCTCCAGTATCTCTATTATATGACTACTGCCCCAACCCTTTCTCAAAAAATGATAGAAAAAGAAAAACCGATTGTTTTAGAGGAATTAAACAGACATCTGGATAATCCAAAGAGTGCTTTATGGGATACTTATAACAAGCTGGCATATAAAGTAAGCAACTATAAACATCCTGTAATAGGATATAGAGAAACCATAGAAAAATTTGATGAACCACTTGTGAAACATTATTTCTACTCTTACTATGTCCCTTCTAACACATATATTGTAGTTGTTGGAAATATAGATAAAGATGAAGTGCTAAAAAAAATAAAAGAAACATTTGGCACAGTAAAAGGCAAATACTACAAACCACCTAAAGTTCCACTTGAACCTCCTCAAAAAGAGGTAAGAAAAAAAATCCTGAGAAAACCTCAAATAACAAGGGCTTATGTTGCGATAGGATGGCAGGCACCACCTATAAAAGATAAAGATAGCTATACAGCGAGGGTTCTGGAAGAGATTTTTTCAGGTGGTAGAACATCTGTGCTTTATCAGAAACTCAGAGAAACAGGGCTGGTTCAGGCTGTCTTTGGAGGATATCTATCCCATAGGGGAACAAGCCAGTTTATATTCTTTTTTGTAACGGAGCCGGAAAAGGTTGATAAAGTTAAAAATGAGCTATTCAAAATAATAAATGATTACAGAAAAAATAGTATCCCAGAAGAAGTTGTGGAAAATGCAAAAAACAAGATTATAAACAGTGAAGTATTTTCCCGTGAAGAAGTCGTTCATGATGCAGAAGCTCTCGGATATGCAGCTTCCGTTGCTGGGGATGTAAAATATGATATAGAGTATCTGGATAATATTAAAAAGGTTACAAAAAGGAAAGTAGATAACTACTTGAAAAAATATTTTGGTGATAATAACTACACAGAAGTTCAGCTTTTACCTGAAAAATAA
- a CDS encoding MBL fold metallo-hydrolase, translating to MLIERFYVGDGISHISYLVTGQTKAIVIDPKRDVDDYIQKAKELGVKIEAILVTHLHADFIGGHYELAEKTGAKLYLPAKQNSKREHIPVQEGDTIQIENIKIDVLDTPGHTPEHVSYIFTDLSRGEEPAAVFTGDTLFVGDVGRPDLFPNKKEELAKALYNSLQKLMRLPDFVEVYPAHGAGTLCGKALSTKRSSTIGYEKKFNKLLSLSEEDFIKTLLEGMPPAPDHFKRCSKINEEGAIFLSKLNSPKPLSVEEFENLMDDDRIILDTRHYLTWIGGHIPNSLSMDYRFMPFSLFAGWILAPEKEILLVTDNSNEVDDIAIKLRRVGIDNIVGYLENHTFAWANAGKAIKSFKALSPDTLEDKLNTESIILLDVRSKSELKNGNIESSVNIPLTELRERYNELDRNKEIVIYCGIGPRGALAASLLEKAGFENISVLAGGFTGWSNYKKSPLVCGR from the coding sequence ATGCTTATAGAAAGATTTTATGTTGGAGATGGAATATCCCATATATCTTATTTAGTTACAGGTCAAACAAAAGCTATAGTTATTGATCCTAAAAGAGATGTAGATGATTACATCCAGAAAGCAAAAGAACTGGGAGTAAAAATTGAAGCAATACTGGTAACACATCTCCACGCTGATTTTATAGGTGGACATTATGAACTTGCTGAGAAAACAGGAGCAAAGCTGTATCTTCCAGCAAAGCAAAACAGCAAAAGGGAACACATTCCTGTTCAAGAAGGAGACACAATCCAGATAGAAAACATAAAAATAGATGTTTTAGACACCCCTGGACATACACCTGAACATGTATCTTATATATTTACAGACTTATCCCGTGGAGAAGAGCCTGCTGCTGTTTTTACAGGGGATACACTTTTTGTTGGTGATGTTGGAAGACCTGATTTATTCCCCAATAAAAAAGAGGAACTTGCAAAAGCATTGTATAACTCACTGCAGAAACTTATGAGATTACCTGATTTTGTAGAGGTTTATCCTGCACATGGAGCAGGAACTCTCTGTGGTAAAGCATTGTCCACAAAAAGAAGTTCTACTATAGGCTATGAAAAGAAATTTAATAAACTTTTATCCCTTTCAGAAGAAGATTTTATAAAAACCCTTCTTGAAGGAATGCCACCTGCACCAGACCATTTCAAAAGATGTTCTAAGATAAATGAAGAAGGAGCTATATTCCTTTCTAAACTCAATTCTCCAAAGCCTTTATCTGTTGAAGAATTTGAAAATCTTATGGATGATGACAGAATTATTCTGGATACAAGACATTATCTTACATGGATTGGAGGTCATATTCCTAATTCTCTAAGCATGGATTACAGATTTATGCCTTTCTCTCTATTTGCTGGATGGATACTTGCCCCAGAAAAAGAGATTTTGCTTGTTACAGACAATAGCAATGAAGTTGACGATATAGCTATTAAGCTGAGAAGGGTTGGTATAGATAATATTGTAGGATATCTTGAAAATCATACATTTGCATGGGCAAATGCAGGAAAAGCTATAAAATCATTTAAAGCCCTGTCGCCAGATACACTGGAAGATAAACTTAACACAGAGAGTATAATTCTTCTGGATGTCAGGTCTAAATCTGAATTGAAAAATGGAAATATAGAAAGCTCTGTAAATATTCCACTAACAGAGCTTAGAGAGAGATATAATGAGCTTGACAGAAATAAAGAGATAGTTATTTACTGCGGTATAGGACCAAGGGGAGCACTGGCTGCAAGTTTACTGGAAAAAGCTGGATTTGAAAATATATCTGTTCTGGCAGGTGGTTTCACAGGCTGGAGTAATTATAAGAAATCTCCTCTGGTCTGTGGGAGATAA
- the bioF gene encoding 8-amino-7-oxononanoate synthase: MKFNEFLKKQLDEVKNKNLYRKRYILPENIIDFSSNDYLGLKDNPETKEKLCKNIKNLSLGSGASALISGYTETQKQLEEELARFKETECCLVVGSGYLANTGLIQAITSQKDIIFSDELNHASIIDGIRLSKAKRVIYKHNDLNDLEDKLKREQTTGFRFIITDGVFSMEGDIVPFDQLKTLADRYNAVIIVDDAHATGIIGEGKGTIFHFGLKPDENIIQMGTLSKAVGSYGAFICGSSTLIDYLINRMRTQIFSTALSPVQNFISLSNLRILQRESFRREKVLKLSEYLYRQAKEQGINLTYYGTPILTLIVGEEKKALYIRDRLLEKKLFVQAIRPPTVPQGTSRLRITISYQHTENDINYLVNSLKEILENYDG, translated from the coding sequence ATGAAATTTAATGAATTTTTAAAAAAACAGCTTGATGAAGTAAAGAATAAAAACTTATACAGAAAAAGGTATATCCTGCCTGAAAATATTATAGATTTCTCCTCAAATGATTATCTTGGATTAAAAGATAATCCTGAAACAAAAGAAAAACTTTGTAAAAACATCAAAAATCTTTCCCTTGGTAGCGGTGCCTCTGCTCTTATTTCAGGATATACAGAGACACAAAAGCAGCTTGAGGAAGAACTTGCAAGGTTCAAAGAAACAGAATGCTGTCTTGTGGTAGGCAGTGGTTATCTTGCAAATACAGGTCTGATACAGGCAATAACTTCACAAAAAGATATTATATTCTCTGATGAGCTTAATCATGCTTCAATCATAGATGGAATAAGACTTTCAAAGGCGAAAAGGGTTATATATAAACACAATGACCTGAATGATTTAGAAGATAAACTTAAAAGAGAACAAACCACAGGATTTAGATTTATCATTACAGATGGCGTTTTTAGTATGGAAGGGGATATTGTTCCTTTTGACCAATTGAAAACTCTTGCTGATAGATATAACGCAGTAATAATAGTTGATGATGCCCATGCAACAGGAATTATAGGAGAAGGAAAAGGAACGATTTTCCATTTTGGACTGAAACCTGATGAAAATATAATACAGATGGGAACTCTCTCAAAAGCAGTCGGGAGTTATGGGGCTTTTATCTGTGGAAGTAGCACTCTGATAGATTACCTGATTAACCGTATGAGAACCCAGATTTTTTCTACTGCTTTATCCCCTGTTCAAAATTTTATATCCCTTTCAAACCTGAGGATATTACAAAGGGAATCTTTTAGGAGAGAAAAAGTTTTAAAGCTGTCAGAATATCTCTACAGACAGGCTAAAGAACAAGGTATAAATCTAACTTATTATGGAACACCTATTCTTACCTTAATTGTAGGTGAAGAAAAGAAAGCCCTTTATATCAGGGACAGGCTGCTTGAAAAGAAACTCTTTGTTCAGGCTATCCGTCCACCAACTGTGCCACAAGGAACTTCCAGACTTAGAATTACAATTTCCTACCAACATACCGAAAACGATATAAATTATCTGGTAAACTCTTTAAAAGAAATTCTGGAGAACTACGATGGGTAG
- a CDS encoding EAL domain-containing protein → MNYLAIIQKYLPDILEELKEDILKEKDSLKFLGTEEDLNKIIQKQEELVKKYLLEFEGEDVLEQCEEFYKEVNLPYVIIKSNFNKLKKKVIQKLIDEGSDEELIFNVKKYIEKLANAIAKVYIKKDIQILKEIENSPFVDYVLYKSNLEWIKQIIKAIEKDNMSYFPLYSPKDSEFIKYLEYPESIMVCMDANLCSYLEELHKLIFKTAYSFYVFYSKGNYAESYLAEKDFIEQAFKLMKTISELYFITFSDLETNFFNLISYLASSDKRQFVSIIDIQNLKTLNKIYGEETVTQAITEIEKQINKILKNKQDRTLFIRGVTANFYMFNTNYTHEEIKKLIAQISEIVNKKLVINDKEIEIKTIIGTLEIEPFSEITGEEVRRILAHLKEEAKKREKKMLLILDKEEKTEILKWINQRYQNVNFIKNSIFSKNIELVFQPVIDIKTGKVEFVETLVRIINGEGRLIPAGVFIDLVYELGLISELDTIVLELLKEKQDTISRITQNVLVNVSYKSLISQKFQRKLKETIKKLDKLNLVFELTEQQLIENISIVEKLRKETGLKFAVDDFGAGYSSLKTVADLAEKDILGILKIDGTLIKDLDKHENIQKIVYIISILCESLDLKAVAEFVENKGSFEALKDMGIHYGQGYYISKPKVIEELIIDVFSDKYKQINGFSPQNI, encoded by the coding sequence ATGAACTACCTTGCTATCATTCAAAAATATCTGCCTGATATTTTAGAAGAATTAAAAGAAGATATTCTAAAGGAAAAAGATAGCTTAAAATTTCTCGGAACTGAAGAAGACCTGAACAAAATTATTCAAAAACAGGAGGAATTAGTAAAAAAATATCTTCTTGAGTTCGAAGGTGAAGATGTTTTAGAGCAATGTGAAGAATTCTATAAGGAAGTCAACCTTCCTTATGTAATTATAAAAAGTAATTTTAACAAACTTAAGAAAAAAGTAATCCAAAAACTTATAGACGAAGGTTCAGATGAGGAGCTAATATTTAATGTCAAAAAATATATAGAAAAACTAGCAAATGCTATCGCTAAAGTCTATATAAAAAAAGATATCCAGATTTTAAAGGAAATTGAAAACTCTCCATTTGTTGATTATGTTCTCTACAAATCTAACTTAGAATGGATAAAACAGATAATAAAAGCTATAGAAAAGGATAATATGTCCTATTTCCCTCTTTATTCCCCAAAAGATAGCGAATTTATAAAATATCTGGAATATCCTGAATCTATAATGGTGTGTATGGATGCCAATCTATGCTCATATCTGGAGGAGCTTCACAAACTGATTTTCAAAACAGCATACTCTTTTTATGTATTTTACTCAAAAGGCAATTATGCAGAAAGTTATCTTGCAGAAAAAGATTTTATAGAACAGGCTTTTAAACTTATGAAAACTATTTCTGAACTGTATTTCATAACCTTTTCCGACCTGGAAACAAATTTCTTTAACCTGATTAGCTATCTGGCAAGCTCGGATAAAAGACAGTTTGTTTCTATTATAGATATACAGAATTTAAAGACATTAAACAAAATCTACGGGGAAGAAACTGTTACACAAGCAATTACTGAAATAGAAAAACAGATAAATAAAATTCTTAAAAATAAACAGGACAGAACTTTATTTATAAGAGGAGTAACAGCGAACTTTTATATGTTTAACACCAATTATACCCATGAAGAAATAAAAAAGCTTATAGCCCAGATATCAGAAATAGTAAACAAAAAATTGGTAATTAATGATAAAGAAATAGAAATAAAAACAATTATAGGCACACTGGAAATAGAACCTTTCTCTGAGATTACAGGTGAAGAAGTTAGAAGAATATTAGCCCATCTAAAAGAAGAAGCCAAAAAAAGAGAAAAGAAAATGTTACTCATTCTGGATAAAGAAGAAAAAACCGAAATCCTCAAATGGATTAATCAGAGATATCAAAATGTTAATTTCATCAAAAACAGTATATTCAGCAAAAATATAGAACTGGTTTTCCAGCCTGTTATAGATATAAAAACAGGGAAAGTGGAGTTTGTGGAAACCCTTGTAAGAATAATAAATGGTGAAGGAAGATTAATTCCTGCAGGGGTATTCATTGATTTGGTTTATGAGCTTGGACTGATATCTGAGCTGGATACTATAGTTTTAGAGCTATTAAAGGAAAAACAGGATACTATAAGCAGAATAACCCAGAATGTTCTTGTAAATGTTAGTTACAAATCTCTGATATCACAGAAATTTCAAAGAAAGCTGAAAGAAACAATTAAAAAACTGGATAAACTAAATCTTGTATTTGAACTGACAGAACAGCAATTAATTGAAAATATATCAATTGTGGAGAAATTAAGAAAAGAAACAGGTCTAAAATTTGCTGTTGATGATTTTGGGGCGGGATATTCATCACTTAAAACTGTTGCTGACCTTGCAGAGAAAGATATACTCGGAATTCTAAAAATCGATGGAACGCTAATAAAGGATTTAGATAAACATGAAAATATCCAGAAAATAGTTTATATAATCTCTATTCTGTGTGAAAGCCTTGATTTAAAAGCTGTGGCAGAGTTTGTAGAAAATAAAGGCAGTTTTGAGGCATTAAAAGATATGGGAATTCATTACGGACAGGGATACTATATATCCAAGCCAAAAGTAATAGAGGAATTGATTATTGACGTTTTCTCAGACAAATATAAACAGATTAACGGGTTTTCTCCACAAAATATTTAA
- the hisH gene encoding imidazole glycerol phosphate synthase subunit HisH, which produces MITVVDYGMGNLRSVAKALEKVGFDVKVSSEPKDVENAKAIVVPGVGAFGDAMHNLDRLNLLEPVIKSIKAGKPYLGICLGLQILFEYGYEFGEHEGLGVLKGKVIRFENKEGYKVPHMGWNQVWIKQEEGFFSDIKNGEYYYFVHSFYAVPSNNSDIAATTDYSVEFCSAVQKDNIWAVQFHPEKSQKAGLQLLKNFKYFVEKTR; this is translated from the coding sequence ATGATAACAGTCGTTGATTACGGAATGGGTAATCTAAGAAGTGTTGCAAAAGCCCTTGAAAAAGTCGGTTTTGATGTGAAGGTATCCTCTGAGCCTAAAGATGTGGAAAATGCAAAGGCCATTGTTGTTCCCGGTGTTGGTGCATTCGGGGATGCAATGCATAATCTTGATAGGTTAAATCTCCTTGAACCTGTTATTAAATCAATAAAGGCAGGAAAACCTTATCTGGGAATATGCCTTGGACTGCAAATACTTTTTGAGTATGGTTATGAATTTGGAGAGCATGAAGGACTGGGAGTTCTAAAAGGTAAAGTTATAAGATTTGAAAATAAAGAAGGCTATAAAGTCCCCCATATGGGATGGAACCAGGTCTGGATTAAACAGGAAGAAGGTTTTTTTTCAGATATAAAAAATGGGGAATATTACTATTTTGTTCATTCCTTTTATGCTGTTCCTTCAAATAATTCAGACATAGCTGCAACCACAGATTATTCTGTGGAATTCTGCTCAGCCGTCCAGAAAGACAATATATGGGCAGTCCAGTTCCACCCTGAAAAAAGCCAGAAAGCAGGTCTTCAGCTACTTAAAAACTTTAAATATTTTGTGGAGAAAACCCGTTAA
- the trpA gene encoding tryptophan synthase subunit alpha has product MRFIESKFKDKKPLICYFMAGYPSLEKSYETAKALIEAGADILEVGLPFSDPVADGPTIQVAHEKAVKDGITPVNVFQLTQKIKQDFPDTPLILMTYYNPIFVMGEEKFCQMAKDSGIDGFIVPDLPPEEAEGFKQIVNKNGLDMIFLLAPTSHEDRIKKIGDMSDSFIYYVSLTGITGERETLPWQELEEKVKQIKEITGKFVAVGFGVSKKEHTQKLSKIADGVIVGSAVVKLQGKADIEGIKNLVKELKEGLK; this is encoded by the coding sequence TTGCGTTTCATAGAAAGTAAGTTCAAAGACAAAAAACCACTTATATGTTATTTTATGGCAGGCTATCCCTCTCTGGAAAAAAGCTATGAAACGGCAAAAGCATTAATAGAAGCCGGTGCAGACATATTAGAAGTTGGCCTTCCATTCTCAGACCCGGTTGCAGATGGTCCAACAATACAGGTTGCCCACGAAAAAGCTGTAAAAGATGGAATAACCCCTGTTAATGTATTCCAGCTTACACAGAAAATAAAACAGGACTTCCCTGATACACCTCTTATTTTAATGACCTATTACAATCCTATTTTTGTTATGGGAGAAGAAAAATTCTGCCAGATGGCAAAAGATAGTGGTATAGACGGATTTATTGTTCCTGACCTTCCTCCAGAGGAAGCAGAAGGCTTTAAACAGATTGTAAATAAAAACGGTCTTGACATGATTTTTCTGCTTGCCCCAACCTCCCATGAAGACAGAATTAAGAAAATTGGGGATATGAGCGACAGCTTTATATATTATGTTTCTCTGACAGGAATTACAGGGGAAAGGGAAACGCTTCCATGGCAGGAATTGGAAGAAAAAGTAAAACAGATTAAAGAAATAACCGGTAAATTTGTCGCTGTTGGATTTGGAGTATCCAAAAAAGAGCATACCCAAAAATTAAGTAAAATAGCAGATGGGGTTATAGTAGGTAGTGCAGTTGTAAAACTACAGGGAAAAGCTGATATTGAAGGCATTAAAAATCTGGTAAAAGAGCTTAAAGAGGGGCTGAAATGA
- the yihA gene encoding ribosome biogenesis GTP-binding protein YihA/YsxC — MATIKKVKFVKSAVNPKDYPPPHFPEIAIVGRSNVGKSSLINAIFNRNIAKVSSSPGKTRLINFFLLNDNIYFVDLPGYGYAAVSKAERQKWKRMIETYFQTRENLSLVIMLVDSRHEPTKLDIMMKEWLESLGIPYVVVATKADKLNQSEKAKAKKIIRKTLGLSDDFPVFLTSSKEKTGIKELMSYVLDFVKEK, encoded by the coding sequence ATGGCAACTATCAAAAAGGTAAAATTTGTCAAAAGTGCGGTTAATCCAAAGGATTATCCGCCTCCCCACTTTCCAGAAATAGCCATTGTTGGCCGCTCAAATGTGGGAAAATCCTCCCTTATAAACGCAATATTCAACAGAAATATTGCCAAAGTATCCTCTTCCCCGGGAAAAACAAGACTTATAAACTTTTTTCTGCTAAATGACAATATATACTTTGTTGACCTTCCCGGATATGGATATGCAGCTGTTTCTAAGGCTGAAAGGCAAAAATGGAAAAGAATGATAGAAACCTATTTTCAAACAAGGGAAAATCTATCCCTTGTAATAATGCTTGTTGATAGCAGACATGAACCAACAAAATTAGATATTATGATGAAGGAATGGCTGGAAAGCCTTGGAATTCCTTATGTTGTGGTTGCAACAAAAGCAGATAAACTCAACCAGAGTGAAAAAGCCAAAGCCAAAAAAATCATAAGAAAAACCCTTGGCCTGTCAGATGATTTTCCTGTCTTTCTGACCTCTTCCAAAGAAAAAACAGGAATAAAAGAGCTAATGAGTTATGTTCTTGATTTTGTAAAAGAGAAATAA